GCTTGCTGGGTCATCTCTCTGATCCTGGGGGGCCTGCCCATCATGGGCTGGAACTGCATCGGCTCCCTGCACAGCTGCTCCACCGTGCTCCCCCTCTACCACAAGCACTATATCCTCTTCTGCACCACAGTGttcaccctcctcctcctctccatcgTCATCCTCTACTGCCGGATCTACTCCCTGGTCAGGACTCGGAGCCGCCGGCTGACCTTCCGCAAGAACATTTCCAAGGCGAGCCGGAGCTCCGAGAAGTCCCTGGCGCTCCTTAAGACGGTCATCATCGTCCTGAGCGCTTTCATTGCCTGCTGGGCTCCGCTTTTCATCTTGCTTCTTCTGGACGTGGGCTGCAAGGTGAACACGTGTAAAATCCTCTACAAGGCGGAGTATTTCCTGGTATTGGCGGTGCTCAACTCGGCCACCAACCCCATCATTTACACGCTGACCAACAAGGAAATGCGGAGGGCCTTCGTCCGCATCATGTCTTGCTGCAAGTGCCCGAGCGGAGACTCGGGGACCAAGTTCAAGCGGCCCATCATCGGCGGCATGGAGTTCAGCCGGAGCAAATCCGACAATTCTTCCCATCCGCAGAAGGACGACGGCGACAACCCAGAGACTATCATGTCTTCTGGGAACGTGAATTCTTCCTCCTAAAACTGAACTCTGCCGCAGGCCTACAGGGGGTGCTGTGCTGacgcctccccctccccaccccatacTTTGTTGGAAAAGTTCTAGGGGGGCTCCAGGGTGCGATCCGACCCCACCCCGACGGGGTGGTGCCGCAGGGCCCCGGgaggcaagggagggagggaaggaaggaagagccaAAAGAGCCAGCGTCGTGGTGGGGCGGTGGCGAGTTCTGGTCCACGCGAACAATGCACCGGGAAGGGTGGAGCTCTGTCCCAGAGAGACCGACTGTCCTGGCTCGGGATACATTTCCTCCCTGGAACTTGTTTTGACTTTGCACTGAGTCTGACTAAGGTCTAACATTGTCAGGCTCCTAAAAATTTCGGTTGGCTACTCCTTGAAGTCTTGATCCATGTCCTTATGTGAAAGCGTCTGTTTGGGTTTTAGGGCTTTCCTTGGTTGGGAGTGGGAAACAAATAGAAGTTGGTTCCCTCTGCCCTAGTTTCTGTCAAGATGGCTTGTATCcccatctcccctttcccctttccttccactTCTAACCCTGTTGTATCTTTACTCCTCCACCCTTCTTCCACTGTTCCCCCACTACCATTTTTTCCATTCCCTGTATTAACTCCTTAGCTTccacaggaggaggaggaggaggagggggggatgGGAACACACTTCACTTCTGGGCCAGCTGCGGTAGACCCCCCTACATCCACCTGTGAGGAAGCCGAGAAGGCTTTTAGACGTCGTGTAATTTCAGTGGCTGAGTCCAAAGTTCCCGCTTTAGCCTAAGCTAAAGGAAAGTTTGATCGGAGCCAggcttattgttttgtttttgggtgCCATTTCCTGATATCGCTTAATGACAAGAATTGCCTTATCCTAGTCTCTGTGGTTGAAAGCTGGAGGAAGGAATTCCAGTTTAcctaaatatgtttattttaggGTGGTTATTTTTTGAGGATCCAACCTTTGACCTCGGTGTCttggaaaggttaaaaaaactgACAGAAATGGAAGTGTTCTTTTGAATGCTGTAATCCACCAGATCTCTCCCTGACTTCTAAATGCCCCTGCTTAACACTTGACATATCTGTTCTTTGGCACTTGTGTTGATGCTTTGATGTGTGTCAGAGGGTTCCTCAGCTTTTGAACGGAAAAGTGTCGGTGTTTGATCGATTTGTGTTCAAATTTCCTTTCCATGttctttgaatgtatttgtttctgcatcttttgttttactggattttttttttctaacctgTGTTAACAGAATTGAATGTGTACATGTGTTAACAAGATGCAGGTCCTCTGTGCCCTAGAGCATTACTGTAACAGACAGGGACACTTCAGGTAGCTCCCTCAGAATACCCTATTACTATACAGTTT
The Sminthopsis crassicaudata isolate SCR6 chromosome 4, ASM4859323v1, whole genome shotgun sequence genome window above contains:
- the S1PR1 gene encoding sphingosine 1-phosphate receptor 1; its protein translation is MGSTSVPSVKAFPSSISDYVNYDIIVKHYNYTGKLNPSAEGGLKVTSALFILICCFIILENIFVLLTIWKTKKFHRPMYYFIGNLALSDLLAGVAYTANLLLSGATTYKLTPAQWFLREGSMFVALSASVFSLLAIAIERYITMLKMKLHNGSNSFRSFLLISACWVISLILGGLPIMGWNCIGSLHSCSTVLPLYHKHYILFCTTVFTLLLLSIVILYCRIYSLVRTRSRRLTFRKNISKASRSSEKSLALLKTVIIVLSAFIACWAPLFILLLLDVGCKVNTCKILYKAEYFLVLAVLNSATNPIIYTLTNKEMRRAFVRIMSCCKCPSGDSGTKFKRPIIGGMEFSRSKSDNSSHPQKDDGDNPETIMSSGNVNSSS